The following proteins are co-located in the Candidatus Nitrotoga sp. AM1P genome:
- a CDS encoding formylglycine-generating enzyme family protein yields MSNEQHEDCLKNSDSGGESPVKSAAALLLESDMDCYLTINGDDQGRLDKNTPRRFFLSAGSHLINAITQDGLVEKEWVQPSNDKEVAHLIYLAEEHAQAQAKFQEQKEALNGPLGIECWSVEQIQLEQMTAATQIGLAKFFRDGTDTPEMVVIPAGSYRMGEVSDKHKVTIPHSFAVGKYPVTVAEWKRFLVSGETTYSPADNGWAGDNLPVTNVNFIHAQAYVRWLSTKTGKTYRLLTEAEWEYACRAGSVTEYYWGDKLGKNNCNCQDSKSEWSCKRASPVGSFAPNAFGLHDMLGNVWEWVEDTWHDTYNGAPADGKAWSSGGAISTLSNQEWRVLRGGSWIIDPRDARSVVRFMSDQSSRNSYTGFRVARALP; encoded by the coding sequence ATGAGTAATGAACAACACGAAGACTGTCTCAAGAATTCAGATTCCGGCGGCGAATCTCCTGTTAAGAGTGCCGCCGCTTTGCTGCTTGAATCTGATATGGATTGCTATCTCACTATAAATGGCGACGATCAAGGTAGACTGGATAAAAACACACCCCGGCGCTTTTTTCTATCTGCGGGTAGCCACCTTATTAATGCCATCACGCAAGATGGCTTAGTAGAAAAGGAATGGGTGCAACCATCTAATGATAAAGAGGTTGCCCATCTTATTTATCTGGCGGAAGAGCATGCACAGGCTCAGGCAAAATTTCAAGAGCAGAAAGAAGCGCTGAATGGACCGCTAGGCATAGAGTGTTGGTCGGTAGAACAAATTCAACTGGAGCAAATGACGGCGGCAACCCAAATTGGGCTTGCCAAATTTTTCCGCGATGGAACGGATACTCCCGAGATGGTAGTAATACCGGCTGGTAGTTATCGCATGGGCGAAGTATCTGACAAACATAAGGTTACCATTCCTCACTCTTTTGCAGTAGGAAAATACCCAGTCACAGTGGCGGAATGGAAGCGTTTCCTCGTGTCCGGCGAGACTACCTATTCCCCTGCAGATAACGGTTGGGCAGGTGACAATCTGCCCGTGACCAATGTTAATTTTATTCATGCGCAAGCCTATGTGCGCTGGCTATCGACCAAGACAGGCAAGACCTACCGCTTGTTGACTGAAGCTGAATGGGAATACGCGTGCCGTGCCGGATCGGTGACGGAATATTACTGGGGTGATAAGCTTGGCAAAAACAACTGTAACTGCCAAGACAGCAAAAGTGAGTGGAGTTGTAAGCGTGCCTCGCCAGTCGGTAGTTTTGCGCCTAACGCATTTGGGTTGCATGACATGCTGGGAAACGTATGGGAATGGGTAGAGGATACCTGGCATGATACCTACAACGGAGCTCCGGCAGATGGCAAGGCTTGGTCGTCTGGCGGTGCAATCAGCACCCTTAGCAATCAGGAATGGCGAGTGCTGCGCGGCGGTTCCTGGATCATTGATCCGAGGGACGCGCGCTCCGTTGTTCGCTTCATGAGCGATCAGTCGAGTCGTAACTCTTACACGGGTTTCCGTGTTGCCCGAGCATTGCCATGA
- a CDS encoding formylglycine-generating enzyme family protein translates to MEEQKPQETERSREATLLLKTDMNCRLMVNNDNHGALQKNTPLRIALPLGSHLINVITQDGLLEKEWTQDLNNEEQIVYLIQLAEEYAQLQAKREEEVGKPLGIECWSVDQIQQEQMTAATEVGLAKVFRDGPDTPEMVVIPAGSYRRGEAFNKYKVTITRPFAIGKYPVTVAEWKCYVEKGEISYSPSDNDWEGDNLPVTNVSWFDAQNYASWLSTQTGQTYRLLSEAEWEYACRAGSVTEYYWGDEIGDNNCNCQDSGSEWSRKRASPVGSFPPNIFGLHDMLGNIWEWLEDIWHDNYEGAPTDGKPWSSGGNQLGRVMRGGSWSSFPRYARCAHRHGSVPTIRNFNFGLRLARTLP, encoded by the coding sequence ATGGAAGAACAAAAACCGCAGGAAACCGAGCGCAGTCGTGAAGCTACCTTGCTACTCAAGACCGACATGAACTGCCGCCTCATGGTAAATAACGATAACCATGGGGCACTGCAGAAAAATACTCCGCTCCGTATCGCGCTCCCCTTAGGTAGTCATCTTATCAACGTCATCACGCAAGATGGTCTGCTGGAAAAGGAATGGACACAGGATTTAAATAACGAAGAGCAGATTGTCTACTTGATTCAACTGGCGGAAGAATATGCCCAGCTACAAGCAAAACGTGAAGAAGAAGTAGGCAAGCCGCTGGGCATAGAATGTTGGTCGGTGGATCAGATACAACAGGAGCAAATGACGGCGGCAACCGAAGTTGGACTCGCCAAAGTATTCCGCGATGGGCCGGATACTCCCGAAATGGTGGTAATACCGGCAGGTAGCTATCGCAGGGGGGAAGCATTTAACAAATACAAAGTTACCATTACTCGCCCTTTCGCAATAGGTAAATATCCGGTTACGGTAGCGGAATGGAAGTGTTATGTCGAAAAGGGCGAGATATCCTATTCCCCCTCGGATAACGATTGGGAAGGTGATAACTTGCCGGTGACCAATGTTAGTTGGTTTGACGCACAAAACTACGCAAGCTGGCTATCAACCCAGACTGGCCAGACCTATCGCTTATTGTCCGAAGCTGAATGGGAATACGCCTGCCGTGCTGGCTCTGTGACCGAATATTATTGGGGCGATGAAATTGGCGATAACAACTGCAACTGCCAAGACAGCGGGAGTGAATGGAGTCGTAAACGTGCCTCACCCGTGGGTAGCTTTCCTCCCAATATTTTTGGGCTGCATGACATGCTGGGGAACATATGGGAATGGCTAGAGGACATATGGCATGATAATTACGAAGGTGCTCCTACCGATGGGAAACCTTGGTCGTCTGGAGGCAACCAACTAGGTCGCGTGATGCGCGGCGGTTCTTGGAGTAGCTTTCCCAGGTACGCGCGCTGCGCCCATCGTCATGGGAGTGTACCGACAATAAGGAATTTTAATTTCGGCCTTCGTCTCGCCCGGACGCTGCCGTAA
- a CDS encoding formylglycine-generating enzyme family protein, with protein MIDQEEQKHQAADHSQIATLLLETDMDCYLTIDGEDQGKLERDYPRSFLLPLGYPLIHAATQDGLMGKEWVQPLYRQEEVVHFIHLADEHAQARAKLEEEMRQPLGIECLSVEQIRQEQLKAAKKAGLAPVFRDGPDNPEMVVIPAGSYRMGDVSDKHKVTISRSFAVGKYPVTVEEWRRYVDAKSVVAKEPMSVYFGAPGDGSEVKPYVEPEDPPHCPSDNGWVGTTLPVTNVSWFDAQDYVRWLTTQTGQTYRLLTEAEWEYVCRAGSVTEYYWGDEIGDNNCNCQDSGSKWSCKRASRVGNFAPNVFGVYDMLGNVWEWVEDHWHNNYEGAPTDETAWTYGGNQQGRVVRGGSWDCSPKLSRSASRARAVTSSRYDDFGFRIASTLDEPTV; from the coding sequence GTGATTGATCAGGAAGAGCAAAAACATCAGGCAGCCGACCACAGCCAAATAGCCACTTTGCTGCTGGAAACGGACATGGACTGTTACCTCACGATCGATGGTGAAGATCAGGGTAAGCTGGAAAGAGATTATCCCCGTAGCTTCCTTTTGCCATTGGGATATCCTCTTATTCATGCCGCTACGCAAGATGGTCTGATGGGAAAAGAATGGGTGCAGCCACTATATCGGCAAGAAGAGGTCGTGCATTTCATTCATCTGGCGGATGAACACGCTCAGGCACGAGCAAAACTTGAAGAGGAAATGCGGCAGCCGCTAGGCATAGAATGTTTGTCAGTAGAGCAGATACGGCAGGAGCAACTGAAAGCGGCAAAAAAAGCTGGACTTGCCCCCGTGTTCCGTGATGGCCCGGATAATCCCGAAATGGTGGTGATACCGGCAGGCAGCTATCGAATGGGCGACGTATCTGATAAACATAAGGTCACCATTTCTCGTTCTTTTGCCGTAGGCAAATATCCAGTAACGGTAGAAGAATGGAGAAGATACGTTGATGCGAAGAGCGTAGTTGCCAAGGAACCAATGAGCGTTTACTTTGGGGCACCAGGTGACGGCAGTGAAGTTAAGCCTTACGTCGAGCCGGAAGACCCTCCTCATTGTCCCTCTGATAATGGATGGGTAGGAACCACCCTGCCAGTCACTAACGTCAGTTGGTTTGATGCGCAGGATTATGTGCGTTGGCTAACCACCCAGACCGGCCAGACCTATCGCTTGCTGACTGAAGCAGAATGGGAATACGTCTGTCGTGCGGGCTCTGTGACTGAATATTATTGGGGCGATGAAATAGGCGATAACAATTGCAATTGTCAGGATAGCGGGAGCAAATGGAGTTGTAAACGTGCTTCGCGAGTAGGCAATTTCGCGCCTAATGTTTTTGGTGTGTATGACATGCTGGGAAATGTATGGGAATGGGTGGAGGACCATTGGCATAATAATTACGAGGGAGCTCCGACAGACGAGACAGCTTGGACGTATGGAGGTAACCAGCAAGGACGTGTGGTACGTGGTGGTTCTTGGGATTGCAGTCCAAAACTTTCGCGCTCCGCCAGCCGCGCCCGAGCCGTAACATCAAGCCGATACGACGATTTTGGGTTCCGTATTGCCAGCACGCTGGATGAACCAACCGTATAA
- a CDS encoding formylglycine-generating enzyme family protein — MKNDPKIEELNQSVGIECWSAEQIQQAQIIAAKEAGLEEVTFRDRSDTPEMVVLPAGSYGMGEVFEKHKVTFARPFAVGKYLVTVEEWKRFVERLRPEDEALPGIGAGYLAGTGTVRGHNKVLMKTPTKATELHHEVLSYVKETNSDLPVTNVNWFDAQDYVRWLSTQTGHTYRLLTEAEWEYACRAGSVTEYYWGDEIGQNNCNCQDSESDWSCKSASPVGSFKPNAFGLYDMLGNAWEWVEDPWHENYEGAPDDGTAWMSEGNRQWRVLRGGCWDSDPRDARAPLRLWIEPSIRNYGIGFRIARSL; from the coding sequence ATGAAAAATGATCCAAAAATTGAAGAGTTGAATCAGTCTGTGGGTATAGAGTGCTGGTCGGCGGAACAAATACAACAAGCACAAATAATAGCGGCGAAAGAAGCGGGACTTGAAGAAGTAACATTTCGCGATAGATCGGACACGCCTGAAATGGTGGTGCTACCGGCGGGAAGTTATGGCATGGGCGAAGTATTCGAGAAACATAAGGTTACTTTTGCTCGTCCCTTTGCGGTAGGGAAATATCTGGTTACGGTGGAAGAGTGGAAGCGTTTCGTCGAAAGGTTGCGGCCTGAAGATGAGGCATTGCCCGGTATTGGAGCGGGGTATTTGGCGGGTACAGGAACAGTGCGTGGGCATAACAAGGTGTTAATGAAAACCCCTACGAAGGCAACTGAATTGCATCACGAAGTTTTAAGTTATGTTAAAGAGACTAACAGCGACTTACCAGTGACTAATGTTAATTGGTTTGATGCGCAGGATTATGTACGTTGGCTATCGACTCAGACAGGCCATACCTACCGCTTACTGACCGAGGCGGAATGGGAATATGCATGTCGTGCAGGGTCAGTGACTGAATACTACTGGGGTGATGAGATAGGGCAAAACAACTGCAACTGTCAAGACAGCGAGAGCGATTGGAGCTGTAAAAGTGCCTCGCCCGTAGGCAGTTTTAAACCGAATGCTTTTGGCCTATATGACATGCTGGGAAACGCATGGGAATGGGTGGAAGACCCATGGCATGAAAATTACGAAGGGGCTCCGGACGACGGAACGGCTTGGATGTCTGAAGGCAACCGACAGTGGCGTGTGTTACGTGGGGGTTGTTGGGACAGCGACCCCCGAGACGCGCGCGCTCCCCTTCGTTTGTGGATTGAACCTTCAATCCGGAACTACGGTATTGGTTTCCGTATTGCCAGGTCGCTGTAA
- a CDS encoding TonB-dependent receptor has translation MKHQKLVAVILCAVTPLAYAITEDPTLQTLIVTGTRFEETYADKPLNVSIITRETINKSSARTIPELLSQQAGISARDLFGNNAALATVDLRGFGAAAGQNTLILLDGRRITNADLSGVQWSAIPFASIERIEIMRGSGAVLYGDGATNGVINIITKSPTQAGKSGQVSVKAGSYGLAEVQANANYFSGKAGIDFTASQLVSDGYRANNRNEQTNVQANTRWMLGAGELALKVGIDRQDIRLPGARLVQPSAGINLVATDPRGAATPLDYASRDGNQVALEWQQRFSDTDVNVGIARRTKNQKSYFDFNGFPNYRDSDLNVTSFTPRIKLPHSFGGESTLVAGIDVYRWNYDLNTSNAAANIGQPINQIFMAQQNSALYLQNTTHLSRATSLLAGVRKERISINANDIYNAAAPGAAFGSAATPGSFKASKNAYELGLRHQLGSGLALNGKVGRSFRFANVDEIYESSPVFTNQFQFLRPQTADSMEVSVEQRIHDGNWRAALFNNKVRDEIHLDPFTTGIGNTNLPPTRRRGVELDGKWQALPQLVLNAAYTYIDAKFLSGVLAGGAFTQTNVNLTDKRVPLVPRHKFNVGAAWVINEKTLLNSSATYVDSQFMDNDEANSLGKKIPAYTVADIKLIHKTGPWQLSTSVNNLFDRKYFNYAVSSQFIPGRYNAYPLPGRTLFIGASYQH, from the coding sequence ATGAAACACCAAAAATTGGTCGCCGTCATTTTGTGCGCGGTTACTCCATTAGCTTATGCAATAACGGAAGACCCCACGCTACAAACTCTCATTGTCACGGGAACGCGATTCGAAGAAACATACGCTGACAAGCCACTTAATGTTTCCATTATTACGCGCGAAACTATCAATAAAAGCAGCGCCCGCACGATACCGGAATTACTTTCGCAGCAAGCTGGTATTTCAGCGCGAGATCTATTTGGCAACAATGCCGCATTAGCCACGGTTGATTTGCGCGGCTTTGGCGCAGCTGCCGGACAAAACACACTAATTCTGCTTGATGGACGGCGCATCACTAACGCTGATCTTTCAGGGGTTCAGTGGTCGGCTATTCCCTTCGCTTCGATTGAGCGTATTGAGATTATGCGTGGCAGTGGGGCTGTGTTGTACGGTGACGGCGCAACCAACGGAGTAATCAATATCATCACCAAATCACCTACACAAGCAGGCAAGTCAGGGCAAGTCAGCGTAAAGGCGGGTAGTTATGGGTTGGCTGAAGTGCAGGCAAATGCTAATTATTTTTCTGGTAAAGCAGGAATTGACTTTACAGCAAGTCAATTAGTTTCTGATGGATACCGTGCGAACAATCGCAACGAGCAAACTAATGTGCAGGCAAATACACGGTGGATGTTGGGGGCAGGTGAACTAGCATTGAAAGTTGGAATCGATCGACAGGACATTCGCTTACCTGGCGCGCGTCTGGTACAACCGAGTGCCGGTATTAACCTGGTGGCGACTGATCCGCGTGGCGCTGCCACCCCGCTGGACTATGCCAGCCGAGATGGCAATCAAGTTGCACTTGAATGGCAACAACGATTTTCTGATACGGATGTTAATGTAGGAATAGCGCGCCGCACCAAGAATCAAAAATCCTATTTTGATTTTAACGGTTTCCCAAATTACCGCGATAGCGACTTAAACGTGACTTCGTTTACACCTCGTATCAAGCTACCACATTCATTCGGTGGGGAAAGCACTCTGGTAGCGGGTATTGATGTGTATCGCTGGAATTACGACTTAAATACGTCGAACGCTGCAGCAAATATCGGACAGCCAATTAACCAAATATTCATGGCCCAGCAAAATAGCGCTTTGTATTTACAGAATACGACGCACCTATCAAGAGCAACATCCCTGTTGGCCGGGGTGCGTAAAGAACGGATCTCAATAAACGCGAATGATATTTACAACGCAGCCGCTCCTGGCGCGGCATTTGGCTCTGCTGCTACACCGGGTTCTTTTAAGGCATCAAAAAATGCCTACGAACTCGGTCTGCGCCATCAACTTGGTAGTGGGCTGGCATTAAATGGAAAAGTTGGGCGTAGCTTCCGCTTCGCAAATGTAGATGAAATCTACGAATCATCACCCGTCTTTACCAATCAATTTCAATTTTTGCGTCCACAGACGGCGGATAGCATGGAAGTCAGTGTGGAGCAGCGCATCCATGATGGGAACTGGCGCGCGGCATTGTTCAATAACAAGGTACGTGATGAAATCCATCTTGATCCATTCACTACGGGTATTGGCAATACCAACTTACCGCCGACACGACGCAGGGGGGTTGAATTGGATGGAAAATGGCAGGCATTACCTCAGCTTGTATTAAATGCAGCCTATACTTATATAGACGCAAAGTTTTTAAGCGGTGTTTTGGCTGGCGGAGCATTTACGCAAACCAACGTAAATCTTACAGATAAGCGAGTACCGTTGGTACCTCGCCACAAGTTTAATGTGGGTGCGGCATGGGTAATAAATGAAAAAACACTATTGAACTCATCTGCAACTTACGTTGACTCACAATTCATGGACAATGACGAAGCGAATTCTTTGGGGAAAAAGATTCCAGCTTATACGGTTGCTGATATTAAACTTATACATAAAACAGGTCCTTGGCAGTTAAGCACGTCCGTGAATAATTTGTTTGACCGGAAATATTTTAATTATGCAGTAAGCAGCCAATTTATTCCGGGAAGATATAACGCCTATCCATTACCGGGACGAACACTATTTATTGGTGCGAGCTATCAGCACTAA
- the hemL gene encoding glutamate-1-semialdehyde 2,1-aminomutase, translated as MSSRNEYLFEQSQHVIPGGVNSPVRAFKSVGGTPLFFKRGQGAYVWDADDKRYIDYVGSWGPMIVGHCHPAVVTAVQDAAAQGLGFGAPTAAELEMAELLCKLLPSMEMVRLVSSGTEATMTAIRLARGFTGRSRIIKFEGCYHGHSDGLLVKAGSGALTFGQPSSSGVPAEIAALTTVLDYNDVAGLERTFAAIGNEIAAVIVEPVAGNMNLIIPKREFLDALRALCTKHGAVLILDEVMTGFRVSLQGAHGYYGIKPDLVTLGKVMGGGLPAAAFGGRRDIMQCLAPLGAVYQAGTLSGNPVAVAAGLATLELVQQPDFYEHLSVLAHQLTEGLEQAAKQHGVDFSAQSIGGMFGLYFRATPPTSYAEVMTCDKEAFNRFFHAMLDQGIYMAPSAFEAGFVSSAHTSADIAQTIAAASKVFEAW; from the coding sequence ATGAGCTCACGCAACGAATATTTGTTTGAACAATCGCAGCACGTCATTCCAGGTGGGGTCAACTCGCCAGTACGTGCATTTAAATCGGTGGGCGGCACGCCGCTGTTTTTTAAGCGCGGGCAGGGTGCATATGTGTGGGATGCTGACGACAAGCGTTACATTGATTATGTTGGTTCGTGGGGACCAATGATTGTTGGTCACTGTCATCCCGCAGTGGTCACGGCAGTGCAGGATGCTGCCGCGCAAGGTTTGGGTTTCGGGGCGCCTACTGCGGCCGAACTGGAAATGGCCGAACTGTTGTGCAAGCTACTTCCCAGCATGGAAATGGTGCGCCTGGTGAGTTCCGGTACCGAAGCCACCATGACTGCGATCCGTTTGGCACGCGGCTTTACCGGTCGTAGCCGGATCATTAAATTTGAAGGCTGTTATCACGGTCATTCTGATGGCCTGTTGGTCAAAGCAGGTTCCGGCGCATTAACTTTCGGTCAGCCGAGCTCCTCCGGTGTGCCAGCGGAAATCGCAGCGCTGACTACCGTGCTCGACTATAACGATGTAGCTGGGCTGGAACGTACCTTTGCTGCAATAGGCAACGAGATTGCCGCAGTTATTGTTGAGCCAGTCGCGGGCAACATGAACTTGATTATCCCAAAGCGCGAATTTCTGGATGCATTGCGTGCGCTGTGCACTAAACATGGTGCAGTGCTTATTCTGGACGAGGTGATGACGGGCTTCCGCGTCAGCCTGCAAGGCGCACATGGCTATTACGGCATTAAGCCGGATCTGGTCACGCTGGGTAAGGTGATGGGCGGTGGCTTACCTGCCGCAGCCTTCGGGGGGAGGCGTGACATAATGCAATGCCTGGCACCGCTCGGTGCGGTGTATCAAGCTGGTACCCTGTCCGGCAATCCGGTGGCAGTAGCGGCGGGATTGGCTACGCTTGAATTGGTACAGCAGCCGGATTTCTACGAGCACTTAAGCGTGTTGGCGCATCAACTAACCGAGGGTTTGGAACAAGCTGCCAAGCAGCATGGTGTCGATTTTTCCGCCCAATCCATCGGCGGCATGTTTGGTTTGTATTTCCGTGCCACCCCGCCGACCTCTTATGCCGAAGTAATGACCTGCGACAAGGAGGCGTTCAATCGGTTTTTCCATGCCATGCTGGATCAAGGCATATACATGGCGCCATCCGCATTCGAGGCAGGTTTCGTATCGTCAGCGCATACATCCGCAGACATTGCGCAGACCATCGCGGCCGCCAGCAAAGTTTTCGAAGCCTGGTAG
- the yihA gene encoding ribosome biogenesis GTP-binding protein YihA/YsxC, whose translation MGLFSRATFFTTVNHLRDLPLHGGREVAFAGRSNAGKSSAINTLANHVRLAYTSKTPGRTQHLNYFDLGENCFLVDLPGYGYAKVPPEIRAHWEELLSGYIQTREALCGLVIIMDVRHPLTPLDEQMLDWFAPTGKPVHVLLTKSDKLSRQQANMTLNRVKLHLEEHFPFCSVQLFSSLKKIGMEEAEAVIASWFSAK comes from the coding sequence ATGGGGTTATTTTCGCGCGCTACATTTTTTACCACGGTTAATCATTTGCGCGATTTGCCGCTACATGGCGGTAGAGAAGTTGCTTTCGCCGGACGTTCTAACGCGGGCAAATCAAGTGCTATCAATACGCTGGCCAACCACGTTCGTTTGGCTTATACCAGTAAAACGCCGGGGCGGACCCAGCATCTAAATTATTTTGATTTGGGTGAAAATTGTTTTCTGGTGGATTTGCCGGGTTATGGATATGCCAAAGTTCCACCGGAAATAAGGGCGCATTGGGAAGAGCTGCTGAGCGGGTATATACAGACACGGGAGGCATTATGCGGGCTGGTGATCATAATGGATGTGCGACATCCGCTCACCCCGTTGGATGAGCAGATGCTGGATTGGTTTGCACCCACTGGCAAGCCAGTGCATGTGCTACTTACCAAGTCAGATAAACTAAGTCGTCAGCAGGCAAATATGACGCTGAATCGTGTTAAATTGCACCTCGAGGAACATTTTCCATTTTGTTCGGTGCAATTATTTTCAAGTCTGAAAAAGATAGGTATGGAGGAGGCCGAGGCGGTGATTGCTAGCTGGTTTTCTGCCAAATAG
- the hemB gene encoding porphobilinogen synthase, which produces MHTLGQYPHKRMRRMRHDKFSRALMRENVLTTADFIYPVFILEGSNREEAVASMPGVKRQTLDKLLVQAEECVKLGIPMLALFPVIDTLLKSEDAREALNPDGLVPRVVATLKKHFPELGLMTDIALDPYTSHGQDGLIDAHGYVMNDETVTVLAQQAQVHAQAGADVVAPSDMMDGRIAAVRLALDRKGCNHTRIMAYSAKYASSFYGPFRDAVGSSANLGTGDKYTYQMDPANSDEALWEVGLDLQEGADMVMVKPGMPYLDIVRRIKDEFKAPTFVYQVSGEYAMLKAASQNGWLNEQACVLESLLSFKRAGADGILTYFALDAARWLKQG; this is translated from the coding sequence ATGCACACACTCGGACAATATCCACATAAACGGATGCGGCGCATGCGCCACGATAAATTTTCCCGTGCTTTAATGCGTGAAAATGTGCTGACTACAGCAGATTTCATTTACCCGGTATTCATACTGGAAGGTTCTAATCGTGAGGAGGCTGTAGCATCCATGCCTGGGGTAAAGCGCCAGACACTGGATAAACTACTCGTGCAAGCTGAGGAGTGTGTCAAATTGGGCATACCCATGCTTGCCCTGTTTCCTGTGATAGATACTTTGCTCAAGTCGGAAGATGCGCGCGAGGCGCTCAATCCAGACGGCCTCGTACCGCGCGTAGTCGCCACGCTCAAAAAACACTTTCCCGAGCTTGGCTTGATGACTGATATCGCCCTTGATCCTTATACTAGTCACGGACAAGATGGATTGATCGATGCTCACGGCTATGTCATGAACGATGAGACTGTCACCGTCCTGGCACAGCAGGCACAAGTCCACGCACAGGCCGGAGCTGACGTGGTAGCCCCGTCTGACATGATGGATGGGCGCATTGCTGCCGTACGGCTTGCCCTTGACCGCAAGGGATGTAATCACACCCGCATCATGGCTTATTCAGCTAAATATGCTTCCAGCTTCTATGGCCCATTCCGCGATGCAGTTGGTTCCAGCGCCAATCTGGGTACAGGCGACAAGTACACTTATCAAATGGATCCCGCCAATTCCGACGAAGCGCTGTGGGAAGTCGGTCTGGATTTGCAGGAAGGTGCCGACATGGTAATGGTCAAGCCAGGCATGCCTTATCTGGACATTGTTCGACGTATCAAAGATGAATTCAAGGCCCCCACTTTTGTATATCAGGTAAGTGGCGAATACGCCATGCTTAAAGCGGCCTCGCAAAACGGCTGGCTGAACGAACAAGCTTGCGTACTGGAATCCTTGCTGTCATTCAAGCGTGCTGGCGCGGACGGTATCCTGACGTACTTCGCGTTAGATGCGGCACGGTGGTTGAAGCAGGGCTAA
- a CDS encoding DUF2024 family protein: protein MDIHVYDTYVKAKDGHTMHFDVFTAVKDDQKAIEFAKEWLVSIGEGDAIITSKECNFCHTQSASSNVVEAINKDGYFIYKMEGCK from the coding sequence ATGGACATTCACGTCTATGACACTTATGTAAAAGCTAAAGATGGCCACACGATGCACTTTGATGTCTTTACTGCAGTTAAGGATGATCAGAAAGCGATCGAATTCGCTAAAGAGTGGTTAGTTTCAATTGGTGAAGGTGATGCAATTATTACGAGCAAAGAATGCAATTTTTGCCACACTCAAAGCGCCTCCAGCAATGTTGTTGAAGCGATTAACAAGGATGGGTACTTCATCTACAAGATGGAAGGTTGTAAGTAA
- a CDS encoding RidA family protein, translating to MSNKKVIQTLDAPAAIGIYSQAVCVDNTVYLSGQIGLDPNTMQMAEGIEAQIHRVFQNLRAVAGAADSSLNDVVKLNIYLTDMNSFAKVNEIMTSYFHQPYPARAVVGVAALPRGALVEMDGILCMQD from the coding sequence ATGTCTAACAAAAAAGTGATTCAAACCCTTGACGCACCAGCCGCTATTGGCATTTATTCGCAAGCTGTTTGCGTAGACAATACAGTGTATCTTTCCGGCCAAATCGGATTGGATCCCAACACGATGCAAATGGCAGAAGGAATTGAGGCGCAGATTCATCGCGTATTCCAGAACCTGCGCGCGGTGGCCGGTGCTGCCGACAGCAGCTTGAATGATGTGGTGAAGCTCAATATTTATCTTACTGACATGAACAGTTTCGCCAAAGTGAACGAAATCATGACGTCCTATTTCCATCAGCCCTACCCGGCGCGTGCCGTGGTAGGCGTGGCGGCACTGCCGCGAGGCGCGTTGGTGGAAATGGATGGCATATTGTGCATGCAGGACTAG